Proteins encoded within one genomic window of [Enterobacter] lignolyticus SCF1:
- the atpB gene encoding F0F1 ATP synthase subunit A, translated as MASENMTPQDYIGHHLNNLQLDLRTFSLVDPHNPPATFWTINIDSMFFSVVLGLLFLAMFRGVAKRATSGVPGKFQTFIEMIIGFVHGSVKDMYHGKSKLIAPLALTVFVWVFLMNLMDLLPIDLIPYIGEHIFGLPALRVVPSADVNITLSMALGVFILILFYSIKMKGVSGFVKELTLQPFNHWAFIPVNLILEGVSLLSKPISLGLRLFGNMYAGELIFILIAGLLPWWSQWILNVPWAIFHILIITLQAFIFMVLTIVYLSMASEEH; from the coding sequence ATGGCTTCAGAAAATATGACGCCGCAGGATTACATAGGTCACCACCTGAACAACCTTCAGCTGGACCTGCGTACATTCTCGCTGGTGGATCCGCATAACCCCCCGGCCACCTTCTGGACGATCAACATCGACTCCATGTTCTTCTCGGTGGTTTTGGGTCTTCTGTTCCTGGCCATGTTCCGCGGTGTTGCTAAAAGAGCGACCAGCGGTGTTCCAGGGAAATTCCAGACGTTCATCGAAATGATCATCGGCTTTGTCCATGGCAGCGTGAAAGACATGTACCATGGCAAGAGCAAGCTGATTGCTCCACTGGCCCTGACCGTGTTTGTTTGGGTCTTCCTGATGAACCTGATGGACCTGCTGCCTATCGACCTGATTCCATACATCGGTGAGCACATTTTCGGTCTGCCTGCACTGCGCGTGGTGCCGTCTGCCGACGTGAACATCACCCTGTCTATGGCGCTGGGCGTATTTATCCTGATTCTTTTCTACAGTATCAAAATGAAAGGCGTAAGCGGCTTTGTGAAAGAGCTGACCTTGCAGCCATTCAACCACTGGGCGTTCATTCCGGTTAACTTAATTCTGGAAGGCGTCAGCCTGCTGTCCAAACCGATTTCTCTCGGTCTGCGACTGTTCGGCAACATGTATGCGGGTGAGCTGATTTTCATTCTGATCGCGGGCCTTCTGCCGTGGTGGTCACAGTGGATTCTTAATGTGCCATGGGCCATTTTCCACATCCTGATCATTACGCTGCAAGCCTTTATCTTCATGGTTCTGACGATTGTCTATCTGTCGATGGCGTCTGAAGAGCATTGA
- the atpA gene encoding F0F1 ATP synthase subunit alpha, whose translation MQLNSTEISELIKQRIAQFNVVSEAHNEGTIVSVSDGVIRIHGLADCMQGEMISLPGNRYAIALNLERDSVGAVVMGPYADLAEGMKVKCTGRILEVPVGRGLLGRVVNTLGAPIDGKGPVEHDGFSPIEVIAPGVIERQSVDQPVQTGYKSVDAMIPIGRGQRELIIGDRQTGKTALAIDAIINQRDSGIKCVYVAIGQKASTIANVVRKLEEHGALANTIVVVATASESAALQYLAAYAGCSMGEYFRDRGEDALIVYDDLSKQAVAYRQISLLLRRPPGREAFPGDVFYLHSRLLERAARVNAEYVEAFTKGEVKGQTGSLTALPIIETQAGDVSAFVPTNVISITDGQIFLETSLFNSGIRPAVNPGISVSRVGGAAQTKIMKKLSGGIRTALAQYRELAAFSQFASDLDDATRKQLDHGQKVTELLKQKQYAPMSVAHQSLVLFAAERGYLADVELAKIGSFEAALMAYVDRDHAPLMQEINQSGGYNDEIEGKLKGILDSFKATQSW comes from the coding sequence ATGCAACTGAATTCCACCGAAATCAGCGAACTGATCAAGCAGCGCATTGCTCAGTTCAATGTTGTGAGCGAAGCGCACAACGAAGGTACTATTGTTTCTGTAAGTGACGGTGTTATCCGCATTCACGGCCTGGCCGATTGTATGCAGGGTGAAATGATCTCCCTGCCGGGTAACCGTTACGCTATCGCACTGAACCTGGAGCGCGACTCCGTGGGTGCGGTGGTGATGGGTCCGTACGCTGACCTCGCCGAAGGCATGAAGGTGAAGTGTACTGGCCGTATTCTTGAAGTTCCGGTTGGCCGCGGCCTGCTGGGACGCGTGGTGAACACCCTGGGTGCGCCAATCGACGGTAAAGGTCCGGTTGAGCACGACGGCTTCTCCCCAATCGAAGTTATCGCGCCGGGCGTAATCGAACGTCAGTCCGTCGATCAGCCGGTTCAGACCGGTTATAAATCCGTTGACGCCATGATCCCAATCGGTCGTGGTCAGCGTGAACTGATCATCGGCGACCGTCAGACCGGTAAAACCGCTCTGGCTATCGACGCCATCATCAACCAGCGCGACTCCGGCATTAAGTGCGTGTACGTCGCTATCGGTCAGAAAGCGTCTACTATCGCGAACGTGGTTCGTAAGCTGGAAGAGCACGGCGCGCTGGCTAACACCATCGTTGTGGTGGCTACCGCGTCTGAATCCGCTGCGCTGCAGTACCTCGCGGCATACGCGGGTTGCTCAATGGGCGAATACTTCCGCGACCGCGGCGAAGATGCGCTGATCGTTTACGATGACCTGTCCAAACAGGCTGTTGCATACCGTCAGATCTCCCTGCTGCTCCGTCGTCCGCCAGGACGTGAAGCATTCCCGGGCGACGTATTCTACCTCCACTCTCGTCTGCTGGAGCGTGCTGCGCGTGTTAACGCCGAATACGTCGAAGCCTTCACCAAAGGTGAAGTGAAAGGTCAGACCGGTTCTCTGACCGCGCTGCCGATTATCGAAACGCAGGCAGGTGACGTTTCCGCGTTCGTTCCGACCAACGTAATCTCCATTACCGATGGTCAGATCTTCCTGGAAACCAGCCTGTTCAACTCCGGTATTCGTCCGGCGGTTAACCCGGGTATCTCCGTATCCCGTGTTGGTGGCGCAGCCCAGACCAAGATCATGAAGAAACTGTCCGGTGGTATTCGTACCGCGCTGGCGCAGTATCGTGAACTGGCGGCGTTCTCCCAGTTTGCATCCGACCTTGACGATGCAACCCGTAAACAGCTCGATCACGGTCAGAAAGTGACCGAACTGCTGAAGCAGAAACAGTATGCGCCGATGTCCGTTGCGCATCAGTCTCTGGTTCTGTTCGCAGCTGAACGTGGTTACCTGGCGGATGTTGAACTGGCGAAAATCGGTAGCTTTGAAGCCGCTCTGATGGCTTACGTTGACCGTGACCATGCTCCGCTGATGCAAGAGATCAACCAGTCCGGTGGCTATAACGACGAAATCGAAGGCAAGCTGAAAGGCATCCTCGATTCCTTCAAAGCAACCCAGTCCTGGTAA
- the atpG gene encoding F0F1 ATP synthase subunit gamma has translation MAGAKEIRSKIASVQNTQKITKAMEMVAASKMRKSQDRMAASRPYAETMRKVIGHLASGNLEYKHPYLEERDVKRVGYLVVSTDRGLCGGLNTNLFKKLLADMKAWSDKGVQCELAMIGSKGVSFFSSVGGNVVAQVTGMGDNPSLSELIGPVKVMLQAYDEGRLDKLYVVSNKFINTMTQVPTITQMLPLPVSEDEELKHKAWDYLYEPDPKPLLDTLLRRYVESQVYQGVVENLASEQAARMVAMKAATDNGGSLIKELQLVYNKARQASITQELTEIVGGASAV, from the coding sequence ATGGCCGGCGCAAAAGAGATACGTAGTAAGATCGCAAGCGTCCAGAACACGCAGAAGATCACTAAAGCGATGGAGATGGTCGCCGCTTCCAAAATGCGTAAATCGCAGGATCGCATGGCGGCCAGCCGTCCTTATGCAGAGACCATGCGCAAAGTGATTGGTCACCTTGCCAGCGGTAATCTGGAATATAAGCACCCTTACCTGGAAGAACGCGACGTAAAACGCGTGGGCTACCTGGTAGTGTCGACTGACCGTGGTCTGTGCGGTGGCTTGAACACCAACCTGTTCAAAAAGCTGTTGGCGGATATGAAAGCGTGGTCCGATAAAGGCGTTCAGTGCGAACTCGCAATGATCGGCTCTAAAGGCGTCTCTTTCTTCAGTTCCGTTGGCGGCAACGTGGTCGCTCAGGTAACCGGTATGGGGGACAACCCTTCCCTGTCCGAACTGATCGGCCCGGTAAAAGTGATGTTGCAGGCCTACGATGAAGGTCGTCTGGACAAGCTTTACGTTGTCAGCAACAAATTTATTAACACCATGACTCAGGTTCCGACCATCACTCAAATGCTGCCGCTGCCGGTATCAGAAGATGAAGAGTTGAAGCACAAAGCCTGGGATTACCTATATGAACCCGATCCGAAACCGCTGCTGGACACCCTGCTGCGTCGTTACGTCGAATCTCAGGTTTATCAGGGCGTGGTAGAAAACCTGGCCAGCGAGCAGGCCGCACGTATGGTGGCGATGAAAGCCGCAACCGACAATGGCGGCAGCCTGATTAAAGAGCTGCAGTTGGTATACAACAAAGCTCGTCAGGCCAGCATTACTCAGGAACTCACCGAAATCGTCGGTGGTGCATCCGCGGTATAA
- the atpH gene encoding F0F1 ATP synthase subunit delta, with protein MSEFVTVARPYAKAAFDFAVEHQNVDRWQNMLAFAAEVTKNDQMAELLSGALAPETLAESFIAVCGEQLDTNGQNLIRVMAENGRLRVLPDVLEQFAHLRALSEATVEVDVTSSTQLSEEQLSKITAAMEKRLSRKVKLNCNIDKSVMAGVIIRAGDMVIDGSVRGRLERLADVLQS; from the coding sequence ATGTCTGAATTTGTTACGGTAGCTCGCCCCTACGCCAAAGCAGCTTTTGACTTTGCCGTCGAACACCAGAACGTCGACCGCTGGCAGAATATGCTGGCGTTTGCCGCCGAGGTGACGAAGAACGACCAAATGGCCGAGCTTCTCTCCGGCGCGCTGGCGCCAGAAACGCTTGCTGAGTCGTTCATCGCCGTATGCGGTGAGCAACTGGATACCAACGGCCAGAACCTGATTCGGGTGATGGCGGAAAATGGTCGTCTGAGAGTGCTCCCGGATGTTCTTGAGCAGTTTGCGCACTTACGTGCCCTTAGCGAGGCTACCGTGGAAGTTGACGTAACGTCTTCGACCCAGCTGAGTGAAGAACAGCTTTCGAAAATCACCGCCGCGATGGAAAAACGTCTGTCACGCAAAGTGAAGCTGAATTGCAATATCGATAAGTCTGTAATGGCGGGCGTTATCATCCGAGCGGGTGATATGGTCATTGATGGCAGCGTACGCGGCCGTCTTGAGCGCCTTGCAGACGTCTTGCAGTCTTAA
- the atpE gene encoding F0F1 ATP synthase subunit C, with product MENLNMDLLYMAAAVMMGLAAIGAAIGIGILGGKFLEGAARQPDLIPLLRTQFFIVMGLVDAIPMIAVGLGLYVMFAVA from the coding sequence ATGGAAAACCTGAATATGGATCTGCTGTACATGGCTGCCGCTGTGATGATGGGTCTGGCGGCAATCGGTGCTGCGATCGGTATCGGCATCCTCGGGGGTAAATTCCTGGAAGGCGCAGCGCGTCAGCCGGATCTGATTCCTCTGCTGCGTACTCAGTTCTTTATCGTTATGGGTCTGGTGGATGCTATCCCGATGATCGCTGTAGGTCTGGGTCTGTACGTGATGTTTGCTGTCGCGTAG
- the atpF gene encoding F0F1 ATP synthase subunit B produces MNMNATILGQAIAFVIFVWFCMKYVWPPLMAAIEKRQKEISDGLASAERAKKDLDLAQANATDQLKKAKAEAQVIIEQANKRRSQILDEAKAEAEQERSKIVAQAQAEIDAERKRAREELRKQVAILAVAGAEKIIERSVDEAANSDIVDKLVAEL; encoded by the coding sequence GTGAACATGAACGCAACAATCCTCGGCCAGGCCATCGCGTTTGTTATCTTTGTCTGGTTCTGCATGAAGTATGTATGGCCGCCGTTAATGGCAGCCATTGAAAAGCGTCAAAAAGAGATTTCTGACGGCCTTGCTTCTGCTGAACGCGCTAAGAAAGATTTGGACCTTGCACAGGCCAACGCGACCGACCAGCTGAAAAAAGCGAAAGCGGAAGCCCAGGTAATCATTGAGCAGGCGAACAAACGTCGCTCTCAGATCCTGGACGAAGCCAAAGCGGAAGCAGAACAGGAACGTAGCAAAATCGTTGCGCAAGCACAGGCAGAAATTGATGCCGAGCGTAAACGTGCTCGCGAAGAGCTGCGTAAGCAGGTCGCGATTCTGGCTGTTGCTGGTGCCGAGAAGATCATCGAACGTTCCGTGGATGAAGCTGCTAACAGCGACATCGTGGATAAACTTGTCGCTGAACTGTAA